In the genome of Paraburkholderia azotifigens, the window ATCACCACACAACTGGCGCTGATACGGACGCTTCGCGGCGTGACGCCGACGTTCGGCTGCTTTGACGACGGGCAGTTCAATGAACTTCAGGCCGAAGCCCATCTATCCAGCAACCCCGCATTGACAATAGCAGCATCGTGGTACTGGATCCGGAAATTGCAGGCGCGCTATCTCGCCCGCGACTATGCGGCAGCCATGGATGCTGCGTCGAACGCGCGACGGCTGCTGTGGACTCCGACCTCGGTGGTTGAGCAAGCCGAATATCACTTATACGGCGCGCTGGCGAAGGCCGCATGGTGGGAGTACATGCCGGCCGGCGAGCGGCCACAGCATCTCGAAGCGCTCACCGCGCATTATCGGCAGCTCGAAATTTGGGCGCAAAACTGTCCTGAGAGTTTCGCGGACCGCGCCGCGCTGGTCGGTGCCGAGATCGCCCGGATCGAAGGTCGCGTAGCCGATGCCATGCAGTTGTACGAGCAGGCCATCCGCTCGGCGCAGGACAGCAGCTTTGTCCACGGTGAGGCACTCGGGAACGAGCTCGCGTCGCGCTTTTACGAAGCCCAAGGTTTTGAAAAGATTGCGCGTCTGTATTTGCGAGATGCCCGCTACAGCTATCTGCGTTGGGGAGCCAACGGGAAGGTGCAGCAACTTGAGGAGCAATATCCGTATCTGAGGGCGGAAGAGCTTACGCCTGGGTCGATGATCACGATATCAACACCGGTCGAACATTTGGACCTTGCGACGGTGATCAAGGTCTCACAGGCTTCCTCGGGCGAGATCGTCCTGGACAAGCTGATCGATATGGTTATGCGCACAGCGGTCGAACAGGCAGGCGCGGAACGGGGCGTGTTGATTCTCTCGGACGGCGGAGAAGAACGGATAGTGGCAGAAGCGACAACCTCCGGCGACGCGCCCCGATTGGAGTTGCGCGATGTTCCCGTCAGCAGCGAGGTCCTTCCAGAATCGATCCTCTATCATGTCCTGCGCACCGGGGAGAACGTCTTTGTGGACGATGCAGCGGCGGGGTCTTCGTTCGCCGCAGATCCTTATATCCGGCAGCAACGTGCCCGTTCAATTCTCTGCTTCCCATTGATGAATCAGGCCAAGGTTACTGGAGCGATCTACCTCGAAAACAGTCTGACCAGTCGCGTGTTCAGCCCATCCCGCATCGCCGTGCTGAAGGTCGTGGCATCGCAGGCCGCGATTTCACTGGAGAACGCCCGTTTGTACCGCAATCTGGCCGAACGCGAAGCGAAGATCCGGCGCCTCGTCGACGCCAACATCATCGGCATCATCGTCTGGAATGTCGATGGCGAGATTCTGGAGGCCAATGACGCTTTTCTACGGATAGTAGGATATGAGCGTGAAGATCTGATCTCCGGCCGCGTGCACTGGAGAGACCTGACGCCGCCAGAGTGGCGTGAGCGCGACGAACAGGCCCTGGCAGAGCTTGGGGCGACGGGCCGCGCGCAGCCGTTCGAGAAGGAGTATTTCCGGAGGGACGGGAGCCGAGTCCCCGTATTGATCGGCGTGGCGAGCTTTGAAGCGGGCGCGAACGGAGGCGTCGCTTTCGTGCTCGATCTGAGCGAGCGCAAGCATGCGGAAGAAAAGGCGCGGGAGAGTGAGCGGCGCTATCGCGAGGTGCAGACGGAACTGGCTCATGCGAACCGTGTCGCGACCATGGGGCAACTCACCGCATCGATAGCCCACGAAGTCAACCAGCCCATCGCCGCAACGGTGACCAATGCACAGGCTGCTCTGCGTTGGCTGAACGCCCAGCCTCCGAACATTGACGAGGTAGGACAGACGCTCAGGCAGATTGTCAAGGATGCAGGTCGAGCGGGAGACGTGTTAGGCCGGATCCGTAATCTGGTCAGGAAGGTGCCGCCGCGCAAAGAGCCGGTGGATATCAACGAGGCGATCCGCGAGGTGATTGAACTTACGCGCGGTGAAGCCACGAAGAGCGGTGCCTCCGTACAGACGCGACTGTCCGAAGGCTTGCCATTAATCGAAGCAGACCGTGTCGAGCTACAACAGGTGCTACTCAATCTGATCATGAACGCGCTAGAGGCGATGAGGGGCGTGAGCGATAGAGCGCGCGAACTGGTTGTCAGTACAGATGCGGCCGAGTCGAACCGTGTGCTCGTGTCTGTGCGCGATTCTGGGCCGGGTTTTGGTCCGGATGGCGCTGAGCAGGCTTTTGCACCCTTCTACACAACTAAGCCAACTGGTCTGGGGATGGGGCTGGCGATCTGCCGTTCGATCATCGAGGGACATCGGGGGCGGTTATGGGCAAGTGCAAACGTGCCACGCGGCGCGGTCGTTCAGTTCACCGTGCCGGTTCATCCGGACGCTTCATCGTGATTGCCGCACATGACAGCTACGGACGCCTGATCGCATATCGTCTTCTGTCGTTCAGGTTCAACGAAACCGCTAGTGTTCGTGTGTGTACGAATCTGTTCACCCATGTTCCCATGGCTCGCGGCCTTCCTGCTGATGACCCGTACGTCAAGCCCAATAGGGTTCCTTAACGATATCTGCCGAAGACCGGCATCAGAATAGCCCTTTTGCTTTTGGTACGGAATTTCCCGCCGACGGTTGCACTGTGCCCCGCTTCGGTGGCCTGGAAAAGTCAGCGGATGAGTTTTCAAGCTGGCTATGCTGATTCCGGTCGCGGCGTGGCCTGCGCGTTCAGTTACCTCTCTGGGGTGCATGCACCGCGACGAAATATGCTCGGCCGACGGCATCTTCGCAGATAGATTGAGTCAGATTTCCGGAGGTGTGCTGGTCGATTCATGTTACAGAAGATATGTTCATTCTTGGATCTTTCCTGTGACTTGCCTCGAAATTACAATGGCAGGTTGAAAACAGAAACGCTTTTGGGGCACCGGTCTCTGGACACGCGCTGTATAACATGGGACTACTGCAAAGGGACGCGCTCATCCTTTCGAGCTGCCTTTTGCGCGACCAGAAATTGCAGGCTCGCACTGAAGGGTAAGGAGAATCGAAGACTGGCATGACGAGTCTTTCGCCTGCTGGCGCTCGTATTTTTGGAGGATCTCTATCGCAACCACATCTTCGGGCGCCATACTGATTTTTTTGATCGGTTGCGGGCGTCAAGGAGAACCAAGCGGTAGACGTCATGGCGCAGCAACGTAAGGAAAATATGCAGCAGCGACAACGCAGGAGACAGCGATGCGTGGCATCGAACTCTCGAGATACTGTCGTCGGGCAGTGATGACAGGCGTGACGGAGTTACAAGCCGCATCACCGCTCGAACGGCCGACTAACTCCACCTCATCGTCCTCTGAGCGAGCCAGGTCGGTGCTTCTACGGTCATCATCCCGGCGCGTCACAAAAGCGCGAATCGCTGGTCGTTGTCCATTCAGCCGCTCAGTCATCCTGGAAGGCGATGAGGTCTACCGGCCGGTATACACAAGTGTCGAGCCACGAAACTCGCAGACAATGATTCTCGCCTCAGCTGTGTACAGGACCGTCGGTCGCCATGCCGGATAGGTGGTGCCGATGCGGCAGTTCGTTGATCTCGAACGGGACGCCGTTCAGCACCGCGCGGTCAGATGCGTGCGTGCGAGCTGCCGCTCATTCAGCGAGGCATCCGCCTCACTGACGGTTTTGATTTCCGACCCTGTGACGACAGCACGCGCGCGCAAAGCGGCGTTGAATTGCGTGGATGCATAGAACGCGGGATTTGGCGAGGACTATTGTGAGAGCTGGAAGCGGCATTTTCTGGGCCGGAGACGCCACGCAGTCT includes:
- a CDS encoding DUF3331 domain-containing protein; translation: MTGVTELQAASPLERPTNSTSSSSERARSVLLRSSSRRVTKARIAGRCPFSRSVILEGDEVYRPVYTSVEPRNSQTMILASAVYRTVGRHAG